One region of Triticum aestivum cultivar Chinese Spring chromosome 6B, IWGSC CS RefSeq v2.1, whole genome shotgun sequence genomic DNA includes:
- the LOC123133433 gene encoding uncharacterized protein gives MYRALHTRAGNVVPHFSCYSTRKDMVVKKRAAVIAALSMLLLLMLSRPSHQQFSNYSCNCYRECYLECKHAFPMLCKVVCGGSCDDKNDPVAACMVACTKDSLCGVPAAPSGATYCSHACNDTCGRHSRAKVP, from the exons ATGTACAGAGCCCTCCATACAAGAGCCGGAAACGTAGTTCCCCACTTCTCTTGTTACAGTACGAGGAAGGACATGGTGGTGAAGAAGAGAGCGGCAGTGATTGCGGCCCTGTCCATGCTCCTACTTCTCATGCTGTCCAGGCCATCCCATCAACAGTTCTCCAATTACTCCTGCAACTGCTACCGAGAGTGCTACTTAGAGTGCAAGCACGCCTTCCCGATGCTCTGCAAGGTCGTGTGTGGCGGCAGCTGTGATGACAAGAATGACCCCGTAGCCGCCTGCATGGTCGCCTGCACCAAGGACTCCCTATGCGGCGTGCCGGCGGCGCCATCCG GCGCCACGTATTGTAGCCATGCGTGCAACGATACGTGCGGTCGCCATTCGCGGGCCAAGGTTCCTTGA